Proteins encoded in a region of the Clostridium beijerinckii genome:
- a CDS encoding aldo/keto reductase, whose protein sequence is MISKFDKTVTLSNGVKMPLLGLGVFRAEDTPELANAVKAAIKHGYRSIDGAAVYGNEVSMGKGIAEGIKEAGISREELFITSKVWNADLGYESAIKAYDESLNRLGLDYLDLYLIHWPVAGKYKDAWRALEYLYKQGKVKSIGVSNFQVSHLEDLMKDSEINPMVNQIEFHPRLTQMKVREFCKQNNIQVEAWSPLMVGKLFDNEVLKEIAKSHNKSVAQVILRWDIQNDVVTIPKSINESRIIENSQIFDFDLTDEEVEKINSLNEDFRVGPDPDNFDF, encoded by the coding sequence ATGATAAGTAAGTTTGATAAAACAGTAACTTTAAGTAATGGCGTAAAAATGCCATTATTAGGTCTTGGTGTTTTTAGAGCAGAAGATACTCCAGAACTAGCTAATGCAGTAAAGGCTGCAATAAAGCATGGTTATAGAAGTATTGATGGTGCAGCTGTTTATGGCAATGAAGTGAGTATGGGGAAAGGAATTGCAGAAGGGATAAAAGAAGCTGGTATTTCCAGAGAAGAGTTATTTATAACATCTAAGGTTTGGAATGCTGATTTAGGATATGAGTCTGCAATAAAGGCTTATGATGAAAGTTTAAATAGGCTTGGACTTGATTACTTAGATTTATATCTTATACATTGGCCTGTAGCAGGAAAGTATAAGGATGCTTGGAGAGCTTTAGAATACTTATATAAACAAGGAAAAGTGAAGTCTATAGGAGTAAGTAATTTTCAAGTAAGCCATCTTGAGGATTTAATGAAGGATTCAGAAATTAACCCGATGGTAAATCAAATAGAATTTCATCCTCGCTTAACACAAATGAAGGTGAGAGAGTTTTGTAAACAAAATAATATTCAAGTTGAAGCATGGTCACCACTTATGGTTGGCAAGTTATTTGATAATGAAGTATTAAAAGAGATTGCTAAAAGCCATAATAAATCTGTTGCACAAGTAATATTACGTTGGGATATTCAAAATGATGTTGTGACTATTCCTAAGTCTATAAATGAAAGCAGAATAATAGAAAATTCACAAATATTCGATTTTGATTTGACTGACGAAGAAGTAGAGAAAATAAATTCATTAAATGAAGATTTTAGGGTAGGACC